The candidate division KSB1 bacterium genome includes the window AAGTTGTATGTTCCGGTTGGAGCGCCGTGCAACATCTGCGAGAGGGAAAAAGAAATCTATGCGACGATCACACGAATCGATCCCGACGGCTTAAATCTGGAGATATTCTCCAAAGGCATCCGCAACACGGTCGGCTTCGATTGGCATCCGGAAACGCAGGAGCTTTGGTTTACCGAAAACGGCAGAGATTTGTGGGGAGATGACAGGCCGCCTGAAGAACTAAATCATGCTCCTCGAGCCGGTTTGCATTTCGGCTTTCCTTACCGATATGGTAAAGCGCTGATTGACACAACCTTCAAAACCGACATGAAGCCGGCAGACTTCGAACCAGCGGCATTCGAATTACCAGCACACACGGCAGCGCTTGGCATGAGATTCTATACCGGGAAATCCTTTCCAAAAGAATATCATAAGCAAATTTTCATCGCCGAACACGGTTCCTGGAATCGCTCAAACCCCGATGGTTACTGTATCTCGGTTGTCAGATTAAAAGAAAATCGAGCTGTGAGCTACGAGCGGTTTGCCACCGGCTGGCTTGTCGAGGACAAATACTGGGGCCGAAAATATTGGGGCCGGCCGGTAGATCTTGAGGTTTTACCCGATGGCTCCTTGCTGGTATCCGACGATTTTGCATATTGCATTTATCGGATCAGTTTTAGCGAGTGAAAAATTTTGATTTTATAGGATCGGTTTTTTTCATTTCAACTTGTCTGTTTCTTCACCCCACCTTTTTGGCTGGCCAAAGGACTTCTTTAGATAAGGTCAAAAGCTACAGGTTGGATCACGTCAACATTGCTGTGGAAAACTTAGTAGCAGCAAAAAATCACTATTCCGATATTCTGGGATTCTCCATTAAACCCGGCCGGCTGCATAAAAATGGACTTCTAAATGCTTTTACCAAGTTCAAAGACGGTACCTTGTTGGAGCTTACCACTTCCTCGAGAGAAGATGACCCGCTCTCATCCTGGTATTTTAACTTCATTAAGAAAAATGCGACCGGCGCTGGGGCTTTCGTCGCCGTAAGAATTGACAATGAAGGTGAATTGAAAGCTCTTAAGAATAGATTAAGTAGCAACGGCAGTGAATATGACTATGTGGATTCAAGCTACGCTAAATTACTTTCTTTTAAAGAAGACAATTTACTCCATCCAATATTTTTTATCCACTACTTAAACCCGGTCATCGATAAACCCATTCACCTGAATCATCCAAATGCGGCGCAACGTTTGATTGCGGTCTGGTTCAGTGATCAATTAGCTGCCGCTCTAAAACATGATCTCGATTTTAAAGTATCAACTATGAAAATTGCGCTTCCTTTTCTACAGACCAAAGGTACCGTTATCCAGCTCAATAACAGCCAGATTTATCTTTTACCAACCCAATCGACAAATCGAATTTTAGGGGTCACTCTTTTGGTTGAAGACCTCGATGTTGCAAAAACCTTTATTGAGCAAAAGACAGGGACAATTTTCGAAGTTTACAAAACTGAGCGAGGAGAAAGTTTTGCCATTTCGCCGGAGTTAACTTTTGGAATCTGGATCGAATTTTTAGAAATTAATAAATGAGTCACTCATTTCTTTAACAGAATCTCCAAAAATCAAAGGAACCGAATGCGAACCATCGCGTGCTTTGTTATTTTGTTAATTTTTGTATTCGCCTTGTCAGCTCAAGAAAATTCATCTCCCAAACATGATTCGACAGCTACAAACGAGCCGAAATACTTTCTTAGTGAAATAATCGTAACAGCTCCGCGCAGTTCTTTGCCGCTTTACCAAGTGCCAAATTCAATACAGGTTCTCGACAGAGAAGATATTCAACGCGGTGAAATCGGACTTTCTCTCGAAGAAAGTTTACGATCGGTGCCGGGTGTCCTAGTCAACAATCGAAACAATTTGTCCCAAGGTGACCGAATTAGTATTCGCGGAATCGGCAGCCGGGCCTCATTTGGAGTTCGCGGCATCAAACTCGTAGTGGATGAGATCCCGCTCACTCTGTCGGACGGCCAATCTCAACTCAATAATCTTGATCTTGGATCAACCGGGCAGATTGAAGTTTGGCGTGGGCCGAGTTCGTCTCTTTATGGAAATGCTTCGGGAGGCCTTATTAATATTAAAACAGAACTTCCGACCGAACCGGGCTTGGTGTTCCAACCAAAGGTGATAGTTGGCAGCCACGGTTTGCAAAAGTGGCAAGGGAAAATCTCCGGAACAATTGGCCGGAATGTTTTTCTGATCAACACAACCAGATTAAAAACCCAAGGATTTCGAGAACATTCCGCTGCAAAATCCATATCAATTAATGGACTCTCGAAACACACTCTTTTCAATTCATCTGAACTTAATATGATTTTTAATTTCGTTGACTCACCTTATTTGTTGAACCCGAGTAGTTTAGCCAAATCGGACGCCAAGACTTCACCGGAGATGGCAAGATTTTTCGTCAGATCACAAGGCGCTGGAAAAAAGGTCCGGCAAGTGCAGGCCGGGGTTACGCTCTCTCACAAAAATTCAAGAACCACAATTTACGGGTTATCCCGTTCTTTATTTAACCCTATTCCCGGCCGCATCATTGAGCTCGAAAGAAAGGCCGGGGGAATTCGCAGCGTTTTCGAAAAATATTTTCGCAGGGAGGACTGGTCTGTGCGCTGGCTGGTCGGCAGCGATGTTGAAATTCAGAAAGATGAAAGAGTGGAGTTTGAAAATTTGGGGTTACTACCGGAGCAGGTTGATGTATTGGAAACAGAAAATATATTTAGTCAAATTCAACGCGGTGATAAACAGCTGAATCAGGGTGAAAAGGTTTGGGGTCTCGGCGCTTTTTCTGAATTTGAATTAAATCACAAAACGTGGGCATTAACAGTTGGCGCCCGTTATGATCGTTTTCGCTTCGAAGCAGAAGACTACTTTTTACAAGATGGATCGAATGATTCGGGCAAAAGAGTGCTACGAAAACTGAGTCCCAAAATAGGCATCAATTATCGTCCAAAACCCAACCTTTCTGTTTATGGTAATCTTTCGACCGGATTCCAGACGCCAACGACCTCAGAGTTGAGCAATCGGGCAGATGGTCAGGGAGGATTTAACCCGTCACTTCAGCCGGAGAAAATGAAAAGTTACGAAGTCGGATTGAAAAATGTTTGGCTGGATAAAAATATTTATTTTGAAACCACCATTTATAGGCTGGAGATTCGGGATATGCTCATTCCGTTTCAAGTACCTGCTTCGACGACTGAGGAAATTTTCTTTCGTAATGCCGGGAGAGCACGGAACCATGGACTTGAAATTAATTTTAATTGGCTGCCAATAAACAACTTTAAGACGTCTGTAGCGTACACCTTGATGAACTTCAAATTCCAGGATTACGTGTTCGAGTTTTCTGACGGCGCTCAAACGACCTTGATCCAATTGAGTGGTAACAAAGTGCCGGGAGTTCCTTCCCAACATTTGTTTTTAAATTTTATTTACCATCATCCTGCCGGTGTTTATTCCGAGTTAAATTTTCAGTGGCAGGATCATATTTTTGCTAACGATTTCAACGGACCCATGCCCGGTTCCACGAAACCTGCTGACGAATTTATTAATGATTCCTACTTTCTTGCAGACTTAAGAATGGGTCTAAAGAGAAAGCTGGGTCCCTTAAACCTGGAATTATTTCTTGGAGTCAACAATCTGTTTGATGAGCGCTATAACGGTTCAATAGTGCCAAATGCATTCGGAGATCGTTTCTTTGAACCTGCTCCCGGGCGGAATTTTTACAATGGCTTGGCAGTTTCGGTCGCAAGCTTTAAGTAAAAGAATTTCATGCTTTATAAAACTCAAAGAGGGGAGAGTTTAGCAGTGCCGCCTGAGTTAACTTATGGCATCTGGATAGAATTTTTAGAGTTCAATTAGCAAATTCATAAGGCAGATAGACCCACATCAAAATCAAGAATGTTCAATGTTAAAGGCAAAAAACTGAAGGAGGTTTGCAGATGAAAACTTTATTGAACTTACTTCGCAGTCTTGCAGCTGTTGTGATTGGCTACCTGGTTTTGGTTGCGCTTATTACGCTCGTGCAGGAAGTTTGGTTCGGTGGCGTTGGTTTTTATAAATCGAGTTTAACCGTGTTAATGGTAGCCGGGTTTTTCACTTTTCTTTCTGCCGTCGCCGGTGGTTTAGTTGCTGTTTTAATTGCAAAAAGTCACGGCAAGATCCATGCTTTGGTCATGTGTCTTCTCGTGGTGGTTGAAACGATCACCTTAACCGTTACTGGAGGCACTACAGATCCACTTTGGTTTGATCTCCTCGCCTCTGGTTCTCTCATCATTGGTATTATGCTCGGTGCGTTTTTACATGAAAGACTCAGAACAAATTTAGATAATAGAGTTTTGACCACTTCAGCGAATTAAGAAAATTAAACTTTTGGAGGACTACGTCATGGACAATAATTTTTCACGCCGAAAATTTCTCAAAAAAGGAATCGCAGCTGGAGCTATTTTGCCGTTAAGTGGTATGATTTTCCAATCATCAAGTTTAGCGCAATCGCAGCCACAACAACGATCAGACAGAGGCCCAAGATTGGCGCTTGAAACGGTTGAAGAGTTTGTCCGCGTCGCGCACGGAAACCTCGACCGGGTAAAAGAGATGCTCGAAAAACAGCCCGCGCTTATTAACGCCACATGGGATTGGGGTGGCGGCGATTGGGAAACGGGTCTGGGTGGCGCATCACACATGGGCAGGAGAGATATCGCTTTATATCTTCTGGGCCACAACGCCCGCATGGACGTTTTTGCCGCTGCCATGTTGGGCAAATTGGAAATTGTTAAGGCGGCGGTTGCGGCGTTCCCGGGCATTCCGAAAGTGCCCGGCCCGCACGGCATCCCCCTTATCGTACACGCTAAAAAAGGTGGAGAAGAGGCGGCGGCAGTGCTTGAGTTTTTGGAGCGGTTAGCACAATCCTAACAAAAATCTACAAATCCCCATTCATTTTTTGCTTAAATAAAAGAGTCATCAAATCCACTCGCTTTTTGTTGACGCCTAAATCACTATATCCGACGCGCGAGGCAGAGCGAATATGGATTCTGCTTTTTGATGTATCTAACCTGCATTCAACATCATCGATAAAACCGAATAAAGAAACTGAAAATGTGGCAGCGATATATTCATCGTTGGCAACCGAGATCGCCCCGCCGCTTTCTTTAATAATTTGTAAAATATCACCCCATGCCTTTTCCGGGGAGGTGCCTGAATAATCGAGTGGCGCAATATAGTGGGTT containing:
- a CDS encoding sorbosone dehydrogenase family protein, with protein sequence MKVDPNEYLSKIKLPPGFKISMFAEHVENARSMTLSSNGTLFVGTRRAGKVYAILDKNKDFKADQVVTIAENLNMSNGVAMRDGNLYVAEVDRILRFDNIEENLSNPPEPIVINDTFPKDRHHGWKFIRFGPDGKLYVPVGAPCNICEREKEIYATITRIDPDGLNLEIFSKGIRNTVGFDWHPETQELWFTENGRDLWGDDRPPEELNHAPRAGLHFGFPYRYGKALIDTTFKTDMKPADFEPAAFELPAHTAALGMRFYTGKSFPKEYHKQIFIAEHGSWNRSNPDGYCISVVRLKENRAVSYERFATGWLVEDKYWGRKYWGRPVDLEVLPDGSLLVSDDFAYCIYRISFSE
- a CDS encoding VOC family protein, with product MDHVNIAVENLVAAKNHYSDILGFSIKPGRLHKNGLLNAFTKFKDGTLLELTTSSREDDPLSSWYFNFIKKNATGAGAFVAVRIDNEGELKALKNRLSSNGSEYDYVDSSYAKLLSFKEDNLLHPIFFIHYLNPVIDKPIHLNHPNAAQRLIAVWFSDQLAAALKHDLDFKVSTMKIALPFLQTKGTVIQLNNSQIYLLPTQSTNRILGVTLLVEDLDVAKTFIEQKTGTIFEVYKTERGESFAISPELTFGIWIEFLEINK
- a CDS encoding TonB-dependent receptor, whose translation is MRTIACFVILLIFVFALSAQENSSPKHDSTATNEPKYFLSEIIVTAPRSSLPLYQVPNSIQVLDREDIQRGEIGLSLEESLRSVPGVLVNNRNNLSQGDRISIRGIGSRASFGVRGIKLVVDEIPLTLSDGQSQLNNLDLGSTGQIEVWRGPSSSLYGNASGGLINIKTELPTEPGLVFQPKVIVGSHGLQKWQGKISGTIGRNVFLINTTRLKTQGFREHSAAKSISINGLSKHTLFNSSELNMIFNFVDSPYLLNPSSLAKSDAKTSPEMARFFVRSQGAGKKVRQVQAGVTLSHKNSRTTIYGLSRSLFNPIPGRIIELERKAGGIRSVFEKYFRREDWSVRWLVGSDVEIQKDERVEFENLGLLPEQVDVLETENIFSQIQRGDKQLNQGEKVWGLGAFSEFELNHKTWALTVGARYDRFRFEAEDYFLQDGSNDSGKRVLRKLSPKIGINYRPKPNLSVYGNLSTGFQTPTTSELSNRADGQGGFNPSLQPEKMKSYEVGLKNVWLDKNIYFETTIYRLEIRDMLIPFQVPASTTEEIFFRNAGRARNHGLEINFNWLPINNFKTSVAYTLMNFKFQDYVFEFSDGAQTTLIQLSGNKVPGVPSQHLFLNFIYHHPAGVYSELNFQWQDHIFANDFNGPMPGSTKPADEFINDSYFLADLRMGLKRKLGPLNLELFLGVNNLFDERYNGSIVPNAFGDRFFEPAPGRNFYNGLAVSVASFK
- a CDS encoding DUF1499 domain-containing protein; translated protein: MKKIFKIILATIAILTVAVLVRFAMLGNNSKSGEAPGLASGTLTLCPDKPNCVCSEFTDDATHYIAPLDYSGTSPEKAWGDILQIIKESGGAISVANDEYIAATFSVSLFGFIDDVECRLDTSKSRIHIRSASRVGYSDLGVNKKRVDLMTLLFKQKMNGDL
- a CDS encoding ankyrin repeat domain-containing protein, encoding MALETVEEFVRVAHGNLDRVKEMLEKQPALINATWDWGGGDWETGLGGASHMGRRDIALYLLGHNARMDVFAAAMLGKLEIVKAAVAAFPGIPKVPGPHGIPLIVHAKKGGEEAAAVLEFLERLAQS